The Actinomycetota bacterium genome contains a region encoding:
- the rplS gene encoding 50S ribosomal protein L19 — MDTIRALEQQQIRDDLPDFQVGDNVKVSYKVVEGTRERIQIFQGVIIRRHGASNRETFTVRKISFAVGVERTFPVHSPKIVKIEIIGRGKVRRSKLYFLRDKVGKAARLKEKSY; from the coding sequence ATGGACACCATCCGTGCACTTGAGCAGCAGCAGATTCGCGACGACCTGCCCGACTTCCAGGTCGGCGACAACGTGAAGGTCAGCTACAAGGTCGTTGAGGGCACCCGCGAGCGCATCCAGATATTCCAAGGTGTCATCATTCGCCGCCACGGCGCCAGCAACCGGGAAACGTTCACTGTCCGCAAGATATCCTTCGCCGTAGGGGTGGAACGCACGTTCCCCGTGCACTCGCCCAAGATCGTCAAGATCGAGATCATCGGACGGGGCAAGGTCCGCCGCTCGAAGCTGTACTTCCTCCGCGACAAGGTCGGCAAGGCCGCCCGCCTCAAGGAGAAGAGCTACTAG
- a CDS encoding ribonuclease HII — translation MEHDSVARCRELLALADVKELSDLIDLHSQDPRAGVQSAIAAARRRLERSHAESDRLRALFRLQRTLHEQGFACVAGIDEVGRGALAGPVTAAAVVLPLDVMIPGLDDSKKLTPARREDLAAVIEEVAVTSRVAHVSPAEIDLLGIAAATRRAMSLALAGLDPSPDHVVVDGLRMNISPSETAVVKGDSLVASVAAASIVAKVTRDALMRTLADQYPAYRFEVNKGYGTSEHTSAIAEHGPCSLHRRSFAPCTNTRLF, via the coding sequence GTGGAACACGACTCTGTGGCCCGATGCCGTGAGCTTCTTGCATTGGCCGACGTCAAGGAACTCTCCGACCTGATCGACCTTCACTCGCAGGACCCACGCGCAGGTGTACAGAGCGCGATAGCGGCTGCTCGCCGACGCCTGGAGCGGAGTCACGCCGAGTCCGACCGGCTTCGTGCCCTCTTCCGACTTCAGCGGACGCTCCACGAACAGGGATTCGCGTGCGTCGCTGGGATCGATGAGGTCGGGCGCGGCGCGCTCGCCGGCCCGGTGACGGCAGCAGCTGTCGTTCTGCCTCTCGACGTCATGATCCCAGGTCTCGATGACTCCAAGAAGCTCACTCCGGCGCGGCGAGAAGACCTCGCAGCCGTGATCGAGGAAGTGGCAGTGACTTCCCGCGTCGCTCACGTGTCACCCGCGGAGATAGATCTCCTCGGCATTGCTGCGGCGACGCGGCGGGCGATGTCGCTGGCGCTCGCTGGGCTCGATCCATCTCCCGACCACGTTGTCGTGGACGGCTTGCGCATGAATATCTCGCCAAGTGAGACCGCTGTGGTCAAAGGTGACTCACTTGTGGCTTCTGTGGCCGCTGCATCCATAGTCGCGAAGGTGACGCGCGATGCCCTGATGCGCACTCTCGCAGACCAGTACCCGGCGTACCGCTTCGAAGTCAACAAAGGCTACGGCACGTCAGAGCACACGTCGGCCATTGCCGAGCACGGCCCGTGCAGCCTTCACCGCAGATCATTCGCTCCCTGCACCAACACGAGGCTCTTCTAG
- a CDS encoding YraN family protein: MDAKEIGARGEEAAAAYLERAGMTIVERNWRCRSGEVDIVALDGDSVVLVEVKTRRSATRGAPEEAVSPTKQKRLIRLAAAYVQHAGLSDCDVRFDVVAIRAISSDRALLRHHRAAFMAQ; encoded by the coding sequence ATGGATGCCAAGGAGATCGGTGCGCGAGGCGAAGAGGCGGCTGCGGCCTATCTCGAGCGCGCAGGTATGACCATCGTGGAGAGAAACTGGCGATGTCGCTCGGGCGAGGTCGACATCGTCGCACTCGATGGAGACAGTGTCGTTCTCGTTGAGGTCAAGACCAGGCGAAGCGCGACACGGGGCGCACCGGAAGAAGCGGTCTCGCCAACGAAACAGAAGCGCCTCATTCGGCTCGCGGCTGCGTACGTCCAACACGCCGGTCTGTCCGATTGCGATGTCCGTTTCGACGTCGTAGCCATTCGCGCCATCTCCTCGGATCGCGCCCTTCTGCGACATCACCGGGCCGCATTCATGGCCCAATGA
- a CDS encoding YifB family Mg chelatase-like AAA ATPase: MNSRGQSVVHTGTLVGIESLPVEVQVDVSSGLPCFQIVGLGDAAVLEARERVRSALRCVGFDFPSARIVVNLAPAPLRKHGTGFDLPIALGVLAATRQVSPDMLLDRYVVGELALDGSVRSLAGLLAHARSARHRELVLMGPPEISRCGEALPGLDTDPLVSLAGIRVPNRPSPRIANRPVTVLPQPDLADVVGLECAVRVITIAAAGGHNVLLIGPPGSGKSMLARRLPALLPPLDDEERLETALLHSVAGLDESVPLTGCRPFRAPHHSCTVAGLIGGGTPPRPGEASLAHNGVLFLDEIPEFGPASLQTLRQPLEDGFVTLVRAEGRVRYPTRFALVAAANPCPCGFFGDPQRACKCPPAVITRYANRIGGPLMDRMDVSLRVDRVDPSLILQGRSGISTNAVMPLVLAAREFARVRGTEPPARLAGRDLLEACRLTGATAERLADTARHRSLSGRGVTRVLRVARTIADLEESPSVQYGHLAEALAYRAWDTSAVLA, translated from the coding sequence ATGAACTCGCGAGGACAGTCAGTAGTCCACACCGGAACTCTCGTGGGAATCGAATCGCTCCCCGTGGAGGTCCAGGTAGATGTCTCATCGGGTCTTCCGTGCTTTCAAATCGTGGGTCTGGGAGACGCAGCTGTGCTCGAAGCGCGAGAGAGAGTGCGGTCCGCGCTTCGCTGCGTCGGGTTCGATTTCCCCTCGGCTCGAATCGTCGTCAATCTCGCGCCGGCGCCCCTTCGCAAGCATGGAACCGGGTTCGATCTGCCGATAGCGCTAGGTGTCTTGGCGGCTACCAGGCAAGTGTCGCCTGACATGCTCTTGGACCGATATGTCGTGGGGGAGCTTGCGCTCGACGGCAGTGTGCGATCCCTGGCCGGCCTGCTGGCACACGCTCGCTCGGCCCGCCACCGCGAACTGGTCCTCATGGGGCCGCCGGAGATCTCCCGGTGCGGCGAGGCTCTTCCGGGCCTTGACACAGATCCTCTCGTGTCTCTGGCGGGAATCCGAGTACCGAATCGCCCGTCACCCCGGATTGCGAACAGACCGGTCACTGTTCTTCCTCAACCTGATCTTGCCGATGTCGTCGGGCTGGAATGCGCGGTGCGTGTCATCACTATCGCAGCTGCAGGCGGACACAACGTCCTGCTGATCGGTCCTCCAGGCTCAGGCAAGTCCATGCTTGCGCGCCGCCTACCGGCGCTTCTGCCCCCGCTCGACGACGAAGAACGGCTCGAGACCGCTCTACTCCACTCGGTCGCAGGTCTTGATGAGTCTGTCCCGCTCACCGGGTGTCGCCCCTTTCGCGCACCGCACCATTCATGCACTGTCGCGGGCCTCATAGGCGGAGGAACCCCGCCGCGACCCGGGGAAGCCAGTCTGGCGCACAACGGAGTCCTCTTCCTCGACGAGATTCCGGAGTTCGGACCTGCGTCCCTTCAGACCCTCCGACAGCCTCTCGAGGACGGCTTCGTGACCCTGGTCCGCGCGGAGGGTCGCGTCCGGTATCCCACGAGATTCGCCCTTGTCGCTGCGGCGAATCCTTGTCCTTGTGGATTCTTCGGCGATCCACAGCGCGCCTGCAAGTGCCCGCCCGCGGTCATCACACGCTACGCCAACCGGATAGGCGGCCCCCTGATGGATCGGATGGACGTATCGCTGCGAGTGGACCGCGTCGATCCCTCTTTGATTCTCCAAGGAAGGAGCGGCATCTCCACGAACGCAGTCATGCCACTCGTGCTCGCTGCGCGCGAGTTCGCACGAGTCCGCGGCACGGAACCGCCTGCCCGACTCGCGGGTCGTGACTTGCTCGAAGCGTGCCGGCTGACAGGGGCTACAGCCGAGCGCTTGGCCGATACCGCCCGTCACAGAAGCCTGTCTGGCAGGGGAGTGACCCGCGTTCTGCGAGTCGCGCGCACCATTGCCGATCTGGAGGAGAGTCCGTCCGTCCAGTACGGACACCTCGCCGAGGCGCTTGCATACCGTGCCTGGGACACAAGTGCGGTGCTGGCATGA
- the dprA gene encoding DNA-processing protein DprA has translation MKPDRFVLTLDDREYPTCLKALSDPPKTLYGIGRHELLIEGLGVVGSRKATPYGRTAAKIFAGWAAQQGIIIISGAAIGCDQAAHHAALDREGPTVAVLGCGADIDYPSGAGALLDTIRRDGLVLSELPWGALPKRWAFVRRNRIIAGLSHALLVVEASLPSGTFSTADFALDAGRTVCAVPGSIFAPESRGANRLIRQGATPVTDVSELAQALDVPALVRCHAETSLCKASDDRLVAALVADPMRPDDIAREFGMDIVEVVRVLAVLEERRLARRFPDGRWGCLPM, from the coding sequence ATGAAGCCCGACCGGTTCGTGCTGACCTTGGACGATCGGGAGTACCCGACATGCCTCAAAGCGCTCTCGGACCCGCCGAAGACCCTCTACGGAATCGGTCGGCATGAGTTGCTTATCGAGGGCCTCGGCGTGGTCGGATCCCGCAAGGCGACACCTTACGGACGAACCGCGGCCAAGATCTTCGCTGGCTGGGCCGCACAGCAGGGGATCATCATCATCTCCGGTGCGGCGATCGGGTGCGACCAGGCGGCGCATCACGCCGCCCTTGACCGTGAGGGCCCGACCGTCGCGGTCCTTGGCTGCGGCGCCGACATCGACTACCCGTCGGGAGCCGGTGCTCTTCTCGACACCATCCGTAGAGACGGCCTCGTCCTCTCTGAGCTTCCGTGGGGAGCCCTTCCCAAGCGGTGGGCCTTTGTCCGGCGAAACCGGATCATCGCCGGTCTGTCACACGCACTTCTCGTTGTGGAGGCGTCGCTGCCGAGCGGTACCTTCTCCACAGCGGACTTTGCGCTCGACGCCGGGAGAACCGTCTGCGCCGTCCCGGGCTCGATCTTTGCCCCGGAGTCCCGCGGTGCCAACCGCCTCATCCGCCAAGGAGCCACACCGGTCACAGACGTCTCCGAACTCGCTCAAGCGCTGGATGTGCCTGCTCTCGTTCGTTGCCACGCAGAAACCAGTCTGTGCAAAGCCAGCGATGACAGACTTGTAGCGGCGCTTGTGGCCGACCCTATGCGCCCCGACGACATCGCACGGGAGTTCGGAATGGACATCGTTGAGGTCGTACGAGTCCTTGCCGTTCTTGAAGAACGACGACTTGCCAGACGCTTCCCGGACGGTAGGTGGGGGTGTCTGCCAATGTGA
- the trmFO gene encoding methylenetetrahydrofolate--tRNA-(uracil(54)-C(5))-methyltransferase (FADH(2)-oxidizing) TrmFO, with translation MDSHHPNAGSAVTVIGAGLAGTEAALQLARRGVSVILLEMRPVVLNAAHKTDLLGELVCSNSFKSDDPVTAAGHLKREIGLLGSEVLRLARQSSVPAGAALAVDRTAFGAALTAQVAASPNIELRREEATEIPPDGPVIVASGPLTSPALQQALEQFVGPDRLAFFDASAPIVDGSSVDLDVAFAASRYDKGGGADYLNCPMDREAYDAFVAELVGADRVRAHEFETSDLFAACQPVEEIARRSPDALRFGSMKPVGLLDPRTGERPWAVVQLRSETASGTAYNLVGFQTNLTFGEQRRVFSMIPGLGRAEFLRYGVMHRNTFINAPAVLDATLAVRTCPRIRIAGQLSGTEGYSEAISSGLLAALNTYADMTGTPNVVLPPTTALGSLIAYATDAATTGYQPMHVNWGLVPPLDPPVRGKQHRYAAYSARADRDLDACLDSLRQTVEVLP, from the coding sequence ATGGACTCCCACCACCCAAACGCCGGCAGCGCGGTGACCGTGATCGGGGCTGGCCTCGCCGGAACCGAGGCTGCCCTTCAACTGGCGCGCCGAGGAGTATCGGTCATCCTTCTCGAGATGCGTCCTGTCGTTCTGAATGCCGCGCACAAGACGGACCTCCTCGGAGAGCTGGTGTGCTCGAACTCATTCAAGAGCGACGATCCGGTCACGGCTGCAGGGCATCTCAAGCGTGAGATCGGGCTTCTCGGCTCAGAGGTTCTACGGCTGGCGCGGCAGTCATCGGTCCCCGCCGGTGCAGCGCTGGCGGTCGATCGGACCGCGTTCGGTGCTGCCCTGACCGCACAAGTCGCAGCGAGTCCCAACATCGAGCTTCGGCGCGAAGAAGCGACCGAGATTCCCCCCGATGGTCCGGTCATCGTTGCGTCAGGCCCGCTAACGAGTCCTGCCCTCCAACAGGCGCTCGAGCAGTTCGTGGGTCCTGACCGACTCGCGTTCTTCGACGCCTCCGCCCCAATCGTGGACGGATCGTCAGTCGACCTCGACGTGGCATTCGCCGCGTCCCGCTATGACAAGGGTGGGGGAGCGGATTACCTCAACTGCCCGATGGATCGGGAAGCCTACGACGCCTTCGTAGCAGAACTCGTTGGTGCCGACCGCGTCAGGGCTCACGAGTTCGAGACCTCCGATCTCTTCGCCGCATGCCAGCCGGTCGAGGAGATTGCGCGCCGCAGTCCCGATGCGCTTCGATTCGGATCCATGAAGCCCGTCGGGCTTCTCGACCCTCGAACCGGCGAACGCCCGTGGGCCGTGGTCCAACTCCGATCAGAGACCGCTTCCGGCACCGCCTACAATCTCGTCGGTTTTCAGACCAATCTCACCTTCGGAGAGCAGAGGCGTGTCTTCTCGATGATTCCCGGCCTTGGACGTGCCGAGTTCCTCCGCTACGGCGTCATGCATCGCAACACGTTCATCAATGCTCCGGCCGTCCTCGACGCCACCCTCGCAGTGCGAACCTGTCCCCGGATTCGCATCGCCGGTCAGCTCTCCGGCACCGAGGGCTATTCCGAAGCCATCTCAAGCGGCCTGCTGGCCGCGCTCAACACCTACGCCGACATGACCGGCACCCCGAACGTCGTCCTGCCTCCGACCACCGCCCTCGGATCCCTCATCGCCTACGCGACCGACGCGGCAACAACGGGCTACCAGCCGATGCACGTGAACTGGGGCCTCGTGCCCCCACTCGACCCTCCGGTCCGAGGAAAACAGCACCGGTACGCCGCGTACTCGGCCCGGGCTGACCGGGACCTGGACGCCTGCCTGGACAGCCTCCGTCAGACCGTCGAGGTGCTCCCGTGA
- a CDS encoding site-specific tyrosine recombinase, whose amino-acid sequence MSSVDPSQAVDRFMTHLRVERRLSPHTLRAYAADIERYLDWATRVAVEPLGPTHRQLRSYLAEMDAAQYARRTIARRLSALRSWFAFLVEEGLVDTDPTIALATPKRPGRLPRILPTEVLDALIAAPATDTPEGKRDRAVLELLYASGMRVGELSALDLGDVDFAQQTVRVMGKGSKERIVPLHRRALDTLTDYIRHSRPELMRQESSALFLSVRGNRLSADAVRRLLSRHVTSIGIDLHVSPHIIRHAFATHLLDGGADLRTVQELLGHVALSTTQIYTHVGRKRLREVHRDTHPRA is encoded by the coding sequence GTGAGCTCTGTGGACCCGTCCCAGGCCGTCGACCGCTTCATGACTCATCTCCGGGTCGAACGACGGTTGTCACCCCATACGCTCCGTGCGTATGCAGCGGACATCGAACGCTATCTCGATTGGGCGACTCGAGTGGCGGTCGAACCTCTCGGACCCACGCACAGGCAACTGCGCAGCTACCTCGCGGAGATGGACGCGGCCCAGTACGCGAGGCGCACGATCGCTCGACGCCTGTCCGCTTTGCGTTCCTGGTTCGCATTCCTGGTCGAGGAGGGTCTGGTCGATACCGACCCGACCATCGCGTTGGCTACACCCAAACGCCCGGGAAGGCTGCCCCGAATACTGCCCACCGAAGTGCTCGATGCCCTCATCGCCGCGCCCGCGACCGATACCCCCGAAGGCAAGCGCGATAGGGCGGTCCTTGAGCTTCTCTACGCCTCCGGAATGCGGGTCGGGGAGCTTTCGGCTCTCGATCTCGGAGACGTGGACTTCGCCCAGCAGACGGTGCGGGTCATGGGAAAGGGATCCAAGGAACGCATCGTGCCCCTCCATCGCCGAGCACTCGATACTCTGACCGACTACATACGGCATTCACGTCCCGAACTCATGCGACAGGAATCTTCGGCTCTCTTCCTATCGGTCCGCGGCAACCGGCTGTCTGCCGATGCGGTACGCCGCCTCCTGAGCCGTCATGTGACGTCCATCGGCATCGACCTCCACGTGTCACCGCACATCATCCGTCACGCCTTCGCAACCCACCTCCTCGATGGCGGTGCTGACCTTCGAACCGTGCAGGAGCTTCTGGGTCACGTTGCGCTGTCCACCACCCAGATTTATACTCACGTCGGCAGGAAGCGGCTGCGCGAGGTTCATCGCGATACGCATCCGAGAGCGTGA
- the whiG gene encoding RNA polymerase sigma factor WhiG gives MKEDPRTDLSALWAAYKDQGDAEAREQLILNFSPLVKYVAGRLSSGLPQTVDTADLISYGIFGLIDAIEKFDLSRGIKFETYAIARIKGAIIDELRAMDWVPRSVRARARQIEQAHVRLEGRLKRVPSDSEVAKEMGVTVKDLHEIFTKLSYTSVVSFEELWVGGDREDRGNVMGTIPDDAAEDPVALFESEEVKDILAGAIERLPERERIVIALYYYEGLTLKEIGQVLGVTESRVSQLHTKAVIRLRARLHAAQAYAG, from the coding sequence ATGAAAGAAGACCCACGGACGGACTTGTCCGCCCTCTGGGCCGCATACAAAGATCAGGGTGATGCTGAGGCGCGCGAGCAGCTCATCCTCAACTTCTCGCCACTTGTTAAGTACGTTGCGGGTCGTCTCTCGTCGGGCCTACCCCAGACGGTGGACACGGCCGACCTCATCAGCTACGGCATATTCGGTCTGATCGACGCTATCGAGAAGTTCGACCTCTCTCGCGGCATCAAGTTCGAGACGTATGCGATCGCTCGCATCAAGGGCGCGATCATCGACGAGCTCCGCGCAATGGACTGGGTACCCCGCTCCGTGCGGGCACGCGCCCGGCAGATCGAGCAAGCACACGTACGGCTCGAAGGCCGGCTCAAGCGCGTGCCGTCCGATTCCGAAGTCGCCAAGGAAATGGGCGTTACGGTGAAGGACCTCCACGAGATCTTCACCAAGCTTTCCTACACCTCTGTGGTGTCCTTCGAGGAACTCTGGGTCGGTGGCGACCGCGAGGATCGCGGCAATGTCATGGGCACCATTCCCGACGACGCTGCCGAGGATCCTGTCGCACTGTTCGAGAGCGAAGAAGTCAAGGACATCCTCGCCGGGGCGATCGAGCGGCTTCCGGAGCGCGAGCGTATTGTTATCGCGCTGTACTACTACGAGGGGTTGACCCTCAAGGAGATCGGACAGGTGCTAGGCGTTACCGAGTCCCGCGTGAGCCAGCTTCACACGAAGGCGGTCATTCGCCTTCGTGCGCGGCTACATGCCGCTCAGGCATACGCGGGGTAA
- a CDS encoding response regulator, producing MPNKTILVVEDTELLRRIYTDKLAQDGYTVLSAGDGLDALAQLRTNSVDLILLDLIMPRMSGLEALEAIKADPRTRDIPVLILSNLGQESDVERGISMGAIDYLIKNEAKPADVAEKIRITLESISGGQVTSDSFKLTVNDHAGDADRFVEHAQLTRRFWCPACEVELNLELVPSYDKPGWYDAHLLCPMCGKEY from the coding sequence ATGCCAAACAAGACGATTCTCGTTGTTGAAGACACCGAACTGCTGCGACGGATCTACACGGACAAGCTCGCCCAGGACGGCTATACCGTCCTGTCTGCCGGCGACGGTCTCGATGCACTAGCACAGCTGCGCACCAACTCCGTAGACCTCATCCTGCTGGATCTCATCATGCCAAGGATGAGCGGACTCGAAGCCCTCGAGGCCATCAAGGCCGACCCGCGGACCAGAGACATCCCGGTCCTGATTCTCAGCAACCTGGGCCAGGAGTCGGACGTCGAGCGAGGCATATCGATGGGGGCGATAGACTACCTCATCAAGAACGAGGCGAAGCCCGCCGATGTCGCCGAGAAGATACGCATCACACTCGAGAGCATTAGCGGCGGCCAAGTCACCTCGGACTCCTTCAAGCTCACAGTGAACGACCACGCCGGGGACGCCGACCGCTTCGTCGAGCACGCTCAACTCACCCGACGCTTCTGGTGTCCCGCCTGCGAAGTCGAACTCAATCTCGAGCTCGTACCGAGCTACGACAAGCCCGGCTGGTACGATGCACATCTGCTGTGTCCGATGTGCGGCAAGGAGTACTAG
- the rpsB gene encoding 30S ribosomal protein S2 encodes MSAVSMKSLLEAGVHFGHQTRRWNPKMKPYIFTERNGIYILDLQRTLREIEACYTFTRDIAARGGSVLFVGTKKQAQEPIQNEAERSGMPFVNQRWLGGMLTNFVTMRTRVDRLIALETMIEDGRMAKLPKKEQLMLRKEMDKLERNLSGVRHMKETPQAMFVVDTKREAIAVAEARRLRIPIIGLVDTNADPDEVDFVIPGNDDAIRAVALMCKVIADAVLEGNNAAGGPAVVSTPQDVPLVVADVPAAAQEAPVDTEAAPASPAEEMAEPAAEAVAVEPAAE; translated from the coding sequence ATGTCTGCTGTCTCGATGAAGAGTCTTCTCGAGGCCGGTGTCCACTTTGGGCACCAGACCCGGCGCTGGAACCCGAAGATGAAGCCCTATATCTTCACGGAGCGCAACGGGATCTACATTCTCGACTTGCAGCGTACGCTGCGCGAGATTGAGGCCTGCTACACGTTCACACGCGACATTGCAGCCCGCGGTGGATCCGTGCTGTTCGTGGGAACCAAGAAGCAGGCGCAAGAGCCCATCCAGAACGAAGCCGAGCGCTCCGGCATGCCCTTCGTCAATCAGCGCTGGCTCGGTGGCATGCTCACCAACTTCGTGACGATGCGCACCCGCGTCGACCGCCTCATCGCCCTTGAGACGATGATCGAGGACGGCAGGATGGCCAAGCTCCCCAAGAAAGAGCAGCTCATGCTGCGCAAGGAGATGGACAAGCTCGAGCGCAACCTCTCAGGCGTGCGCCACATGAAAGAGACTCCCCAGGCTATGTTCGTTGTGGACACCAAGCGTGAGGCCATCGCCGTCGCCGAGGCGCGCAGGTTGCGCATTCCCATCATCGGCCTTGTCGACACGAACGCAGATCCTGACGAGGTCGATTTCGTCATCCCGGGCAACGACGACGCTATCCGCGCGGTTGCGCTCATGTGCAAAGTCATCGCCGACGCCGTGCTTGAAGGTAACAACGCCGCAGGTGGTCCCGCCGTAGTCAGCACTCCCCAGGACGTTCCCCTCGTCGTGGCCGACGTTCCGGCCGCGGCACAAGAAGCTCCTGTCGATACGGAGGCCGCCCCGGCCTCTCCTGCCGAGGAGATGGCTGAGCCGGCCGCCGAGGCAGTTGCCGTGGAGCCCGCTGCCGAGTAG
- the tsf gene encoding translation elongation factor Ts codes for MDINAKMVKDLRECTGAGMMDCKKALTEADGDMDTAIDILRTKGLAALAKKAGRATNEGIVGGWVSDDGRIGTLVEINCETDFVARNADFRAFVDGLAAHVGHTDPADMDQFMAGTMTGRDIAVEQVIGETVGKLGENIVVSRFARYELRSDAGAVTVYIHGVGNIGVMVEIAAGSAEAASSAAFAAFSKDVAMQIAAAGPYAVSREGVPAEIVEHEKSIFKAQAAESGKPEQIQDKIAEGRLEKFFKEVALLEQLFVKDQDITVRQHLERTAKELGTDITVVRFERMLLGETASSDD; via the coding sequence ATGGATATCAACGCAAAGATGGTCAAGGACCTGCGCGAGTGCACAGGCGCGGGCATGATGGACTGCAAGAAGGCGCTCACCGAAGCCGACGGCGACATGGACACGGCGATCGACATCCTTCGCACGAAGGGTCTGGCCGCCCTCGCCAAGAAGGCTGGTCGCGCTACGAACGAGGGAATCGTCGGCGGTTGGGTCTCTGATGACGGCCGTATCGGCACGCTCGTCGAGATCAACTGCGAGACGGACTTCGTCGCACGCAACGCCGACTTCCGCGCGTTCGTTGACGGACTTGCCGCACACGTCGGCCATACCGATCCGGCTGACATGGACCAGTTCATGGCCGGAACGATGACCGGTCGCGATATCGCAGTCGAGCAGGTCATCGGCGAGACCGTAGGCAAGCTCGGCGAGAACATCGTCGTGTCGCGATTCGCCCGCTACGAGCTTCGCTCCGATGCTGGCGCCGTGACCGTCTACATCCACGGCGTCGGCAACATCGGCGTCATGGTTGAGATCGCCGCAGGCTCTGCGGAAGCGGCCTCCTCGGCAGCTTTCGCTGCATTCTCAAAGGACGTCGCCATGCAGATCGCTGCCGCCGGTCCCTATGCGGTTTCGCGTGAGGGCGTGCCCGCCGAGATCGTCGAGCACGAGAAGAGCATATTCAAGGCGCAGGCGGCAGAGAGCGGCAAGCCCGAGCAGATCCAGGACAAGATCGCTGAGGGTCGACTCGAGAAGTTCTTCAAGGAGGTCGCACTCCTTGAGCAGCTCTTCGTCAAGGACCAGGACATCACAGTCAGGCAGCACCTTGAGCGTACCGCCAAGGAGCTTGGCACCGATATCACCGTCGTTCGCTTCGAGCGGATGCTGCTTGGAGAGACCGCGTCGAGCGACGATTAG
- the pyrH gene encoding UMP kinase: protein MADFRFKRVILKLSGEALMGDAGYGIDPKILDSLATQIKQVADAGVQVAVVVGGGNIFRGIAASAKGMDRSQADYIGMLATVMNSLALQEALERIGVFTRVMSAIEMQAVAEPYIRRRAVRHIEKGRVVIFAAGTGNPYFTTDTTAALRALEINADCIMKATKVDGVYDADPKTNPDAVKFDELTYIEVLSRGLQVMDSTAISLSMDNDLPIIVFNMETEGNIQRALMGEPVGTIVRGADR, encoded by the coding sequence GTGGCAGACTTCCGGTTCAAGCGCGTCATTCTCAAGCTCTCGGGAGAGGCGCTCATGGGCGATGCCGGGTACGGCATCGATCCCAAGATCCTGGATTCCTTGGCCACACAGATCAAGCAGGTTGCGGACGCAGGCGTGCAGGTCGCAGTAGTCGTCGGAGGCGGCAACATCTTCCGAGGAATCGCCGCTTCGGCCAAGGGCATGGACCGCTCCCAGGCCGACTACATCGGGATGCTCGCGACTGTCATGAACTCGCTCGCACTTCAGGAAGCGTTGGAGCGCATCGGCGTCTTCACCCGGGTGATGTCCGCCATCGAGATGCAGGCGGTCGCGGAGCCCTACATCCGACGCAGAGCCGTCCGGCACATCGAGAAGGGGCGCGTGGTCATCTTCGCTGCCGGTACCGGCAATCCGTACTTCACGACCGACACCACCGCGGCACTGAGAGCCCTCGAGATCAACGCCGACTGCATCATGAAGGCAACGAAGGTGGACGGTGTCTATGATGCCGACCCCAAGACCAATCCAGATGCTGTCAAGTTCGACGAGCTGACCTACATCGAAGTACTCAGCCGAGGACTGCAGGTCATGGATAGCACGGCCATCTCCCTTTCGATGGACAACGACCTGCCGATCATCGTCTTCAACATGGAGACCGAAGGCAATATCCAGCGCGCCCTGATGGGCGAGCCCGTGGGAACGATTGTGAGGGGAGCCGATCGATGA
- the frr gene encoding ribosome recycling factor codes for MIKEITKEADERMDKSVHALNHEFSTVRTGRASGSLLEGLQIDYYGAPTPLQQLASVSVPEPQMLVVAPYDKTAIKNIEKAILASDLGLNPANDGQVIRLPFPPLTEERRRELVKLCKHYAEEARVAVRNIRREANEKLKRSEKDGEMSQDDLRRAEDDIQKLTDTHIAKVDESLKRKESEIMEL; via the coding sequence ATGATCAAAGAGATCACCAAGGAAGCCGACGAGCGGATGGACAAGTCCGTCCACGCTCTCAACCACGAGTTCTCGACCGTGCGAACGGGTCGCGCGTCAGGGTCGCTCCTTGAGGGGCTGCAGATCGACTACTATGGCGCGCCCACTCCGCTGCAGCAGCTCGCCTCGGTAAGCGTGCCGGAGCCGCAAATGCTCGTGGTCGCGCCGTACGACAAGACCGCCATCAAGAACATCGAGAAGGCGATTCTGGCCTCGGACCTGGGGCTCAACCCGGCCAACGACGGCCAGGTCATCCGCCTGCCGTTCCCTCCGCTCACCGAGGAGCGCCGCCGGGAACTGGTCAAGTTGTGCAAGCACTACGCCGAGGAAGCCCGCGTCGCCGTGCGCAACATCAGGCGCGAAGCCAATGAGAAGCTCAAGCGCTCCGAGAAGGACGGCGAAATGAGCCAGGACGACCTACGCCGCGCCGAGGACGATATCCAGAAGCTGACCGATACGCATATCGCGAAGGTGGACGAGTCGCTGAAGCGCAAGGAATCCGAGATCATGGAGCTCTGA